The Cheilinus undulatus linkage group 2, ASM1832078v1, whole genome shotgun sequence genome has a window encoding:
- the LOC121525496 gene encoding Na(+)/H(+) exchange regulatory cofactor NHE-RF4-like isoform X2, producing the protein MKTLSHDSMRSSTGFQHAMEITHFTFNPKEGIDNPALVISDDPEPDRSLVPRLCQLRRVEEQSYGFYLRTDRSGGSLEVRNVQPWSPAEHGGLREGDRVLEVNEEYVGNMDFNKVVRKIQACGIHLFLLVLGNDEYEQLLSLGVDLQTIVKESKGDSWSKPRLCHISRDPELGLGMSVVSAEGQRGQFSVSTVSDGPAERAGVRTGDRLIWINGVMTSTLTHSSLSRTVKKGGASVTVVVIDGDSESCYIRRKVPILPVLSECCSLPFTAKTMSLQKGWDGYGFLLRQERLAGSRRIVHVLREVDAGSPAEGAGMEDGDLLLAVNGEHVESAEHEDIVKKIRQKGDSVVLTTVSITGREFYRQLGVSPLFFHHEFINWDDKQQRILPCPKRHGTTVRENNQKTGSGVHFKSVVDPALITQPVRTGDAFL; encoded by the exons GTTTTCAGCATGCCATGGAAATCACACA TTTCACTTTCAATCCAAAGGAGGGGATTGATAATCCAGCTCTGGTGATCTCTGATGACCCTG AGCCTGATCGCAGCCTGGTGCCCAGACTGTGTCAGCTGAGACGAGTAGAGGAGCAAAGCTATGGTTTCTACCTGAGGACAGACCGCAGCGGTGGGAGCCTCGAGGTTAGAAATGTGCAGCCATGGAGTCCTGCAGAGCACGGAGGCCTCCGAGAAGGAGACAGAGTGCTGGAGGTCAATGAGGAATATGTGGGAAACATGGACTTTAACAAA GTGGTGAGGAAGATCCAGGCATGTGGTATTCACCTGTTCCTCTTGGTGTTGGGGAATGATGAGTATGAACAG CTTCTGTCCCTTGGCGTGGACTTGCAGACAATTGTTAAAGAATCAAAGGGAGACAGCTGGTCCAAACCCAGACTATGTCACATCAGCAGAGACCCTGAGCTTGGTCTGGGgatgtctgtggtctcagctgaAG GTCAGAGAGGTCAGTTCTCTGTCAGCACCGTGTCTGATGGTCCGGCAGAGAGGGCAGGGGTGAGAACCGGAGACAGACTGATCTGGATCAATGGAGTCATGACGTCAACTCTCACACACTCATCTCTGAGCAGAACT GTGAAGAAGGGCGGGGCCTCAGTTACAGTTGTGGTCATTGATGGTGACAGTGAGAGCTGTTATATAAGGAGAAAGGTACCCATCCTGCCTGTGCTGTCAGAGTGCTGCAGCCTCCCTTTCACTGCCAAAACCATGAGTCTGCAGAAAGGATGGGACGGCTATGGCTTCCTGTTGAGACAGGAGAGACTGGCAGGAAGCCGACGGATTG TCCATGTGCTGAGagaggtggatgctgggagtcCTGCAGAGGGGGCAGGGATGGAGGATGGAGACCTGCTGCTGGCTGTAAATGGGGAGCATGTGGAGTCTGCAGAGCATGAGGACATCGTAAAAAAGATCAGACAGAAGGGTGATAGTGTCGTCCTCACAACAGTCTCTATAACTGGGAGAGAGTTTTACAGACAG CTCGGtgtttctcctctcttcttccaCCATGAATTTATCAACTGGGATGACAAACAGCAGAGGATCTTACCCTGCCCCAAGCGCCATGGGACCACTGTGAGAGAGAACAATCAGAAGACGGGTTCAGGTGTGCACTTCAAGAGCGTCGTTGATCCTGCTTTAATCACTCAG cCAGTGAGAACAGGTGACGCCTTCTTATGA
- the LOC121525496 gene encoding Na(+)/H(+) exchange regulatory cofactor NHE-RF4-like isoform X1, which produces MKTLSHDSMRSSTGFQHAMEITHFTFNPKEGIDNPALVISDDPEPDRSLVPRLCQLRRVEEQSYGFYLRTDRSGGSLEVRNVQPWSPAEHGGLREGDRVLEVNEEYVGNMDFNKVVRKIQACGIHLFLLVLGNDEYEQLLSLGVDLQTIVKESKGDSWSKPRLCHISRDPELGLGMSVVSAEGQRGQFSVSTVSDGPAERAGVRTGDRLIWINGVMTSTLTHSSLSRTVKKGGASVTVVVIDGDSESCYIRRKVPILPVLSECCSLPFTAKTMSLQKGWDGYGFLLRQERLAGSRRIVHVLREVDAGSPAEGAGMEDGDLLLAVNGEHVESAEHEDIVKKIRQKGDSVVLTTVSITGREFYRQLGVSPLFFHHEFINWDDKQQRILPCPKRHGTTVRENNQKTGSGVHFKSVVDPALITQQPVRTGDAFL; this is translated from the exons GTTTTCAGCATGCCATGGAAATCACACA TTTCACTTTCAATCCAAAGGAGGGGATTGATAATCCAGCTCTGGTGATCTCTGATGACCCTG AGCCTGATCGCAGCCTGGTGCCCAGACTGTGTCAGCTGAGACGAGTAGAGGAGCAAAGCTATGGTTTCTACCTGAGGACAGACCGCAGCGGTGGGAGCCTCGAGGTTAGAAATGTGCAGCCATGGAGTCCTGCAGAGCACGGAGGCCTCCGAGAAGGAGACAGAGTGCTGGAGGTCAATGAGGAATATGTGGGAAACATGGACTTTAACAAA GTGGTGAGGAAGATCCAGGCATGTGGTATTCACCTGTTCCTCTTGGTGTTGGGGAATGATGAGTATGAACAG CTTCTGTCCCTTGGCGTGGACTTGCAGACAATTGTTAAAGAATCAAAGGGAGACAGCTGGTCCAAACCCAGACTATGTCACATCAGCAGAGACCCTGAGCTTGGTCTGGGgatgtctgtggtctcagctgaAG GTCAGAGAGGTCAGTTCTCTGTCAGCACCGTGTCTGATGGTCCGGCAGAGAGGGCAGGGGTGAGAACCGGAGACAGACTGATCTGGATCAATGGAGTCATGACGTCAACTCTCACACACTCATCTCTGAGCAGAACT GTGAAGAAGGGCGGGGCCTCAGTTACAGTTGTGGTCATTGATGGTGACAGTGAGAGCTGTTATATAAGGAGAAAGGTACCCATCCTGCCTGTGCTGTCAGAGTGCTGCAGCCTCCCTTTCACTGCCAAAACCATGAGTCTGCAGAAAGGATGGGACGGCTATGGCTTCCTGTTGAGACAGGAGAGACTGGCAGGAAGCCGACGGATTG TCCATGTGCTGAGagaggtggatgctgggagtcCTGCAGAGGGGGCAGGGATGGAGGATGGAGACCTGCTGCTGGCTGTAAATGGGGAGCATGTGGAGTCTGCAGAGCATGAGGACATCGTAAAAAAGATCAGACAGAAGGGTGATAGTGTCGTCCTCACAACAGTCTCTATAACTGGGAGAGAGTTTTACAGACAG CTCGGtgtttctcctctcttcttccaCCATGAATTTATCAACTGGGATGACAAACAGCAGAGGATCTTACCCTGCCCCAAGCGCCATGGGACCACTGTGAGAGAGAACAATCAGAAGACGGGTTCAGGTGTGCACTTCAAGAGCGTCGTTGATCCTGCTTTAATCACTCAG cagcCAGTGAGAACAGGTGACGCCTTCTTATGA
- the LOC121525496 gene encoding Na(+)/H(+) exchange regulatory cofactor NHE-RF4-like isoform X3: MEITHFTFNPKEGIDNPALVISDDPEPDRSLVPRLCQLRRVEEQSYGFYLRTDRSGGSLEVRNVQPWSPAEHGGLREGDRVLEVNEEYVGNMDFNKVVRKIQACGIHLFLLVLGNDEYEQLLSLGVDLQTIVKESKGDSWSKPRLCHISRDPELGLGMSVVSAEGQRGQFSVSTVSDGPAERAGVRTGDRLIWINGVMTSTLTHSSLSRTVKKGGASVTVVVIDGDSESCYIRRKVPILPVLSECCSLPFTAKTMSLQKGWDGYGFLLRQERLAGSRRIVHVLREVDAGSPAEGAGMEDGDLLLAVNGEHVESAEHEDIVKKIRQKGDSVVLTTVSITGREFYRQLGVSPLFFHHEFINWDDKQQRILPCPKRHGTTVRENNQKTGSGVHFKSVVDPALITQQPVRTGDAFL; encoded by the exons ATGGAAATCACACA TTTCACTTTCAATCCAAAGGAGGGGATTGATAATCCAGCTCTGGTGATCTCTGATGACCCTG AGCCTGATCGCAGCCTGGTGCCCAGACTGTGTCAGCTGAGACGAGTAGAGGAGCAAAGCTATGGTTTCTACCTGAGGACAGACCGCAGCGGTGGGAGCCTCGAGGTTAGAAATGTGCAGCCATGGAGTCCTGCAGAGCACGGAGGCCTCCGAGAAGGAGACAGAGTGCTGGAGGTCAATGAGGAATATGTGGGAAACATGGACTTTAACAAA GTGGTGAGGAAGATCCAGGCATGTGGTATTCACCTGTTCCTCTTGGTGTTGGGGAATGATGAGTATGAACAG CTTCTGTCCCTTGGCGTGGACTTGCAGACAATTGTTAAAGAATCAAAGGGAGACAGCTGGTCCAAACCCAGACTATGTCACATCAGCAGAGACCCTGAGCTTGGTCTGGGgatgtctgtggtctcagctgaAG GTCAGAGAGGTCAGTTCTCTGTCAGCACCGTGTCTGATGGTCCGGCAGAGAGGGCAGGGGTGAGAACCGGAGACAGACTGATCTGGATCAATGGAGTCATGACGTCAACTCTCACACACTCATCTCTGAGCAGAACT GTGAAGAAGGGCGGGGCCTCAGTTACAGTTGTGGTCATTGATGGTGACAGTGAGAGCTGTTATATAAGGAGAAAGGTACCCATCCTGCCTGTGCTGTCAGAGTGCTGCAGCCTCCCTTTCACTGCCAAAACCATGAGTCTGCAGAAAGGATGGGACGGCTATGGCTTCCTGTTGAGACAGGAGAGACTGGCAGGAAGCCGACGGATTG TCCATGTGCTGAGagaggtggatgctgggagtcCTGCAGAGGGGGCAGGGATGGAGGATGGAGACCTGCTGCTGGCTGTAAATGGGGAGCATGTGGAGTCTGCAGAGCATGAGGACATCGTAAAAAAGATCAGACAGAAGGGTGATAGTGTCGTCCTCACAACAGTCTCTATAACTGGGAGAGAGTTTTACAGACAG CTCGGtgtttctcctctcttcttccaCCATGAATTTATCAACTGGGATGACAAACAGCAGAGGATCTTACCCTGCCCCAAGCGCCATGGGACCACTGTGAGAGAGAACAATCAGAAGACGGGTTCAGGTGTGCACTTCAAGAGCGTCGTTGATCCTGCTTTAATCACTCAG cagcCAGTGAGAACAGGTGACGCCTTCTTATGA